Proteins from one Arthrobacter sp. Soc17.1.1.1 genomic window:
- a CDS encoding thioesterase family protein, whose amino-acid sequence MPDSFYRDLGGGRFDSTIHAQGAWNPEEQHMAPISGLLTQCLLECAPREGMQLSRLSFDIFGMIPGGEFEVTTAVVRPGRTIELLEARMESGGRTAIVAKAWRLGTQDTAEVAAVEDPRIPGPEEAGPHEGMTAWPGGFIRSLEVRVVPGHRPGRGQVWLRNPHAMVDGQATPDVVRLVGMMDAANGIATRVPPGGDSWMYPNVDLQIHLHRMPRCEWLGLDTRVTFGEHGVGLTSSVVHDLEGPFGRIEQILTVRKL is encoded by the coding sequence GTGCCTGATTCTTTCTACCGCGATCTCGGCGGCGGGAGATTCGACTCGACGATCCACGCGCAGGGGGCCTGGAACCCGGAGGAGCAGCACATGGCTCCCATCTCCGGTCTCCTCACGCAGTGCCTGCTCGAGTGCGCGCCGCGCGAGGGCATGCAGCTCAGCCGCCTCAGCTTCGACATCTTCGGCATGATCCCCGGCGGTGAGTTCGAGGTGACCACCGCCGTCGTCCGCCCGGGACGCACGATCGAGCTGCTCGAAGCCCGCATGGAGTCCGGCGGGCGCACCGCGATCGTGGCGAAGGCGTGGCGCCTCGGCACGCAGGACACCGCGGAGGTGGCCGCGGTCGAGGACCCCCGCATCCCGGGCCCGGAGGAGGCCGGCCCCCACGAGGGCATGACGGCGTGGCCGGGCGGTTTCATCCGGTCCCTCGAGGTGCGCGTGGTCCCCGGGCACCGCCCGGGCCGCGGCCAGGTGTGGCTGAGGAACCCCCATGCGATGGTCGACGGACAGGCGACCCCCGACGTCGTGCGGCTCGTCGGGATGATGGACGCCGCCAACGGCATCGCGACCCGCGTGCCGCCCGGCGGCGACAGCTGGATGTATCCCAACGTGGACCTGCAGATCCACCTCCACCGGATGCCGCGCTGCGAATGGCTCGGCCTCGACACCCGGGTGACCTTCGGTGAGCACGGGGTGGGTCTGACCTCGAGCGTGGTGCACGACCTCGAGGGGCCCTTCGGGCGCATCGAGCAGATCCTGACCGTCCGGAAGCTCTGA
- a CDS encoding Rieske (2Fe-2S) protein, with the protein MNLVHAMLDGLEQAKALDRIADPIAAALSKAVRPRAIRNLLSGTAIGHHLHPMLIVIPSGAWSMASFLDLTGGKDTRKAADLLVTVGILSAVPTAMTGLHDWSDTQEKERRVGIVHAAGNSVALLLYTASAVARARDRRALGVLLGLGGLGSMLFSAFLGGHLSYASGVNVNRTAWHEAPTDWTRVAKDTDVVEGGRHTVRTDGVPILLLRHEGKLTAMDSVCNHLGGPLEEGTIEDGCITCPWHQSMFRLDDGKNYRGPAAVPQPVYETRVTADGFIELRQPVS; encoded by the coding sequence ATGAATCTCGTGCACGCGATGCTGGACGGACTCGAGCAGGCCAAGGCGCTGGACAGGATCGCCGATCCGATCGCCGCTGCGCTCTCCAAGGCGGTGCGCCCCCGGGCGATCCGGAACCTGCTCAGCGGGACCGCCATCGGGCACCACCTCCACCCGATGCTCATCGTCATCCCGTCGGGCGCCTGGAGCATGGCCTCGTTCCTCGACCTCACCGGCGGCAAGGACACCCGGAAGGCCGCCGACCTCCTCGTGACCGTCGGGATCCTCTCGGCCGTCCCCACGGCGATGACGGGGCTGCACGACTGGTCCGACACGCAGGAGAAGGAGCGGCGCGTCGGGATCGTGCACGCCGCCGGGAACTCCGTCGCCCTGCTGCTCTACACCGCGTCCGCCGTCGCGCGGGCCAGGGACCGGCGTGCCCTCGGCGTGCTGCTCGGCCTCGGGGGCCTGGGCTCGATGCTGTTCAGCGCGTTCCTGGGCGGGCACCTGAGCTACGCGAGCGGCGTCAACGTCAACCGCACGGCCTGGCACGAGGCCCCCACGGACTGGACGCGCGTCGCGAAGGACACCGACGTTGTCGAGGGCGGACGGCACACCGTGCGCACCGACGGCGTGCCGATCCTGCTGCTGCGGCACGAGGGGAAGCTGACCGCGATGGACAGCGTCTGCAACCACCTCGGCGGCCCCCTGGAGGAGGGCACCATCGAGGACGGCTGCATCACCTGCCCGTGGCACCAGAGCATGTTCCGGCTGGACGACGGCAAGAACTACCGCGGGCCCGCCGCCGTGCCTCAGCCCGTCTACGAGACCCGGGTGACGGCCGACGGCTTCATCGAGCTGCGCCAGCCGGTGTCCTGA
- a CDS encoding lipoate--protein ligase family protein, translated as MSTPWKGAPELALVVDPASADAAGELDRGVELLHEVAAGTRPATLRLYRPSPTVAFGQRDARLPGFPAATRSAAAHGFAPLVRRAGGRAAAYHGGCLIVDHLEPTGDAVAGTRARFAAFGDFFADVLAGVGLEAGVGEVPGEYCPGEFSVHGRHEGVPAVKLVGTAQRVVAGAWLFSSVVVVEDAAPLRAVLTDVYADLGLAWRPATAGAAEDLAPGVAVDDVEAALLAAYAAVVRLGERERTRR; from the coding sequence ATGAGCACTCCGTGGAAGGGCGCACCCGAGCTGGCGCTCGTCGTCGACCCGGCATCGGCCGACGCGGCCGGCGAGCTCGACCGGGGGGTGGAGCTGCTCCACGAGGTGGCCGCCGGCACGCGTCCGGCGACACTGCGCCTCTACCGTCCGAGCCCCACCGTCGCGTTCGGGCAGCGCGACGCACGCCTCCCGGGCTTCCCTGCGGCGACCCGGTCGGCGGCGGCGCACGGGTTCGCGCCGCTCGTCCGCAGGGCCGGGGGCCGGGCCGCCGCGTACCACGGGGGGTGCCTGATCGTGGACCACCTCGAACCGACCGGTGACGCCGTCGCCGGGACGCGGGCGCGCTTCGCGGCGTTCGGCGACTTCTTCGCGGACGTGCTCGCCGGCGTCGGCCTCGAGGCCGGGGTCGGCGAGGTGCCGGGGGAGTACTGCCCGGGGGAGTTCAGCGTGCACGGACGGCACGAGGGCGTGCCCGCCGTCAAGCTCGTGGGCACCGCCCAGCGCGTGGTCGCGGGGGCCTGGCTGTTCTCGTCCGTCGTCGTCGTCGAGGACGCCGCACCCCTGCGGGCCGTGCTCACCGACGTCTACGCGGACCTCGGCCTCGCGTGGCGGCCCGCCACGGCCGGTGCGGCGGAGGACCTCGCACCGGGCGTGGCGGTCGACGACGTCGAGGCCGCACTGCTCGCGGCCTACGCGGCCGTCGTGCGCCTCGGGGAACGGGAGCGGACGCGCCGCTGA
- a CDS encoding pentapeptide repeat-containing protein, whose amino-acid sequence MPAVPLHLSGHPDIALTADCGNCFALCCSALGFERSTDFAHDKPAGQACRNLAADFSCTIHARLRGEGYRGCTVFDCFGAGQHVAQELFDGRSWTAHPEVRGPMFAAFPIVRQLHEVLWYLDEAGRLSGASAAVPHAVGAAVASLTEETVGLTRLEPAQLTAVDLTELRGRVGEALKDVSVSVRTAAGGRGVPRRLVPGADLLGADLAGRVLQGANLRGAYLIAADLTGADLRWVDLLGADLRDARLHGADLSRALFLTPMQVAAAAGDGRTRLPERIAPPAHWGG is encoded by the coding sequence GTGCCCGCCGTCCCCCTGCACCTCTCCGGCCACCCGGACATCGCCCTGACCGCCGACTGCGGCAACTGCTTCGCCCTCTGCTGCTCCGCGCTGGGCTTCGAGCGGTCCACTGACTTCGCCCACGACAAGCCGGCCGGACAGGCGTGCCGCAATCTCGCCGCGGACTTCTCCTGCACCATTCATGCCCGGCTGCGCGGCGAGGGCTACCGGGGCTGCACGGTCTTCGACTGCTTCGGCGCCGGCCAACACGTGGCCCAGGAGCTGTTCGACGGGCGGAGCTGGACGGCCCACCCGGAGGTACGCGGGCCGATGTTCGCGGCCTTCCCGATCGTCCGGCAGCTCCACGAGGTGCTGTGGTACCTCGACGAGGCCGGGCGTCTCAGCGGCGCGTCAGCCGCCGTCCCGCACGCCGTCGGCGCCGCCGTCGCGTCGCTGACCGAGGAGACCGTCGGGCTGACGCGGCTCGAGCCGGCGCAGCTCACCGCCGTCGACCTCACCGAACTGCGCGGACGGGTCGGCGAGGCGCTGAAGGACGTCAGCGTCTCCGTCCGGACGGCCGCCGGGGGCAGGGGGGTCCCCCGGCGTCTTGTCCCGGGTGCGGACCTCCTCGGCGCCGACCTCGCGGGGCGGGTGCTGCAGGGGGCGAACCTCCGGGGTGCCTACCTCATCGCCGCGGACCTGACGGGCGCGGACCTCCGGTGGGTGGACCTGCTGGGCGCCGACCTCCGGGACGCCCGGCTGCACGGCGCGGACCTCTCACGCGCACTCTTCCTCACCCCGATGCAGGTCGCCGCAGCCGCAGGTGACGGCCGCACCCGGCTGCCGGAGCGCATCGCCCCTCCTGCCCACTGGGGCGGGTGA
- a CDS encoding MDR family MFS transporter gives MAQSPPSRVSDALPLPDPVALPGTAAKPDAVSPASPRPGGVQGALPARDKLVITLLLISAFVVILNETIMGVAIPRLVEDLGITVGAGQWLSTAFMLTMAVVIPVTGFLLQRFNTRPVFMAAMALFSLGTLIAALAPGFGVLVVGRVVQASGTAIMMPLLMTTVMTLVPPASRGKIMGNISIVISVAPALGPTISGAILSVLDWRWMFWLVLPISLAALGFGSAKMQNVTTPRRSAIDVVSVILSAFAFGGIIYGLSQLGEASTGSAVPAWLPLVVGVAALGLFVARQLVLQRRDAALLDLRVFTSRNFTISIVAIAVSMMALFGTIILIPIYVQTVLGMDPLVSGLLLLPGGLAMGLLGPVVGRIYDRRGPRVLLVPGAFLVSAVFWSMTQVTETTPVWLVLVAHVLLSVGLALMFTPLLTSALGSVEPPLYSHGSAVFGTAQQLAGAAGTALFISVMTIQSTSLLGEGVAQEAALAGGIRSAFLYGAVIFLLAVVASFFVRAPQVTADSPVPVH, from the coding sequence ATGGCCCAGAGCCCCCCGTCCCGCGTCTCCGACGCGCTCCCCCTCCCCGACCCCGTCGCACTGCCCGGCACGGCAGCGAAGCCCGACGCCGTCTCCCCCGCCTCCCCGCGGCCGGGCGGCGTCCAGGGCGCCCTGCCGGCCCGCGACAAGCTCGTCATCACGCTCCTGCTCATCTCCGCCTTCGTGGTGATCCTGAACGAGACCATCATGGGTGTCGCGATCCCCCGGCTCGTCGAGGACCTCGGCATCACCGTGGGGGCCGGCCAGTGGCTGAGCACCGCGTTCATGCTGACCATGGCCGTCGTGATCCCCGTGACCGGCTTCCTGCTCCAGCGCTTCAACACCCGCCCGGTCTTCATGGCCGCCATGGCCCTGTTCAGCCTCGGCACCCTGATCGCCGCGCTCGCACCCGGCTTTGGGGTCCTCGTGGTCGGCCGCGTGGTCCAGGCCAGCGGCACCGCGATCATGATGCCGCTGCTCATGACCACGGTCATGACCCTCGTGCCGCCGGCCTCGCGCGGCAAGATCATGGGCAACATCTCGATCGTCATCTCCGTGGCGCCCGCGCTCGGCCCCACCATCTCGGGAGCCATCCTCAGCGTGCTGGACTGGCGCTGGATGTTCTGGCTCGTCCTGCCCATCTCCCTCGCGGCCCTCGGCTTCGGGTCCGCGAAGATGCAGAACGTGACGACCCCGCGCAGGTCCGCGATCGACGTCGTGTCCGTCATCCTGTCCGCGTTCGCCTTCGGCGGCATCATCTACGGACTCAGCCAGCTGGGCGAGGCCTCGACCGGCAGCGCCGTGCCCGCATGGCTCCCGCTGGTCGTCGGCGTCGCCGCGCTCGGCCTCTTCGTCGCACGGCAGCTCGTGCTGCAGCGCCGGGACGCCGCGCTGCTCGACCTCCGCGTGTTCACCTCGCGGAACTTCACCATCTCCATCGTGGCGATCGCGGTGAGCATGATGGCCCTCTTCGGCACCATCATCCTGATCCCCATCTACGTGCAGACCGTGCTCGGGATGGACCCGCTGGTCTCCGGGCTCCTGCTCCTGCCCGGCGGCCTCGCGATGGGCCTGCTCGGTCCCGTGGTCGGACGCATCTACGACCGCCGGGGCCCCCGCGTGCTCCTGGTCCCGGGTGCCTTCCTGGTCAGCGCGGTGTTCTGGTCCATGACCCAGGTGACCGAGACCACGCCCGTGTGGCTGGTCCTCGTGGCGCACGTGCTCCTCAGCGTGGGCCTCGCGCTGATGTTCACCCCCCTGCTGACCTCGGCGCTCGGCTCGGTCGAGCCGCCCCTGTACTCCCACGGCAGCGCCGTGTTCGGCACCGCCCAGCAGCTGGCCGGTGCGGCCGGTACGGCCCTGTTCATCTCGGTGATGACCATCCAGAGCACCTCCCTGCTGGGAGAGGGCGTGGCCCAGGAGGCCGCCCTGGCGGGCGGGATCCGTTCGGCCTTCCTGTACGGCGCGGTGATCTTCCTGCTCGCCGTCGTCGCCTCGTTCTTCGTGCGCGCACCGCAGGTGACCGCGGACTCACCCGTCCCGGTGCACTAG
- a CDS encoding aldo/keto reductase, translating into MEYRKLGNSGTSVSHLALGTMTFGAESDEAASHAILSDYAAAGGNLIDTADVYTAGTSEEIIGRWLARNPAERDRMVLASKGRFPMGDDVNDLGLSRRHLRRALDASLTRLGVDHIDLYQVHSWDPLTPLEETLGFLDEAVVQGRIGYYGFSNYTGWQLTKAVMIARQRGYSLPVTLQPQYSLLVREIEAEIVPAVLDAGMGMLPWSPLGGGWLTGKYTRDTEPTGATRLGENPQRGMEAWEKRNAQERTWRIIDTVTGIAGERGVNASHVALAWVAAQPAVTSVILGARTQDQLADNLASADLRLTAEELARLDEVSAPTFSDYPYGAPGIEQRSRRIEGGR; encoded by the coding sequence ATGGAGTACCGCAAACTCGGCAACAGCGGCACCTCGGTGTCCCACCTGGCCCTCGGCACGATGACCTTCGGCGCGGAATCGGACGAGGCGGCGTCGCATGCGATCCTCTCCGACTACGCCGCGGCGGGCGGCAACCTGATCGACACCGCGGACGTCTACACCGCCGGCACGTCCGAGGAGATCATCGGCCGGTGGCTCGCCAGGAACCCCGCCGAGCGGGACCGCATGGTCCTGGCGTCCAAGGGCAGGTTCCCGATGGGCGACGACGTCAACGATCTCGGCCTGTCCCGCCGCCACCTCCGCCGCGCGCTCGACGCGTCCCTCACGCGCCTGGGCGTCGACCACATCGACCTGTACCAGGTGCACTCGTGGGATCCGCTGACGCCCCTCGAGGAGACCCTCGGCTTCCTCGACGAGGCCGTGGTGCAGGGCAGGATCGGCTACTACGGTTTCTCAAACTACACGGGCTGGCAGCTCACGAAGGCCGTGATGATCGCCCGCCAGCGCGGCTACTCCCTGCCTGTCACCCTCCAGCCGCAGTACTCGCTGCTGGTCCGCGAGATCGAGGCGGAGATCGTCCCGGCCGTGCTCGACGCCGGGATGGGCATGCTCCCGTGGTCCCCGCTGGGCGGCGGCTGGCTCACCGGCAAGTACACCCGGGACACCGAGCCGACCGGCGCCACCCGGCTCGGCGAGAACCCGCAGCGCGGCATGGAGGCGTGGGAGAAGCGCAACGCCCAGGAGCGGACCTGGCGGATCATCGACACGGTGACAGGGATCGCGGGCGAGCGCGGCGTCAACGCCTCGCACGTGGCCCTGGCCTGGGTGGCCGCGCAGCCCGCCGTGACCTCCGTGATCCTGGGTGCCCGCACGCAGGACCAGCTGGCCGACAACCTCGCGTCCGCCGACCTCCGGCTGACGGCCGAGGAACTGGCCCGCCTCGACGAGGTCAGCGCACCGACCTTCAGCGACTACCCCTACGGCGCGCCCGGCATCGAGCAGCGCAGCCGCAGGATCGAGGGCGGCCGGTAG
- a CDS encoding DUF427 domain-containing protein, producing MPKAVWNDRVIAESADTVQVEGNHYFPPESIAQEYFVPSDTQTVCHWKGTAAYYSLEVDGERNADAAWTYPEPKEAAENIRGHYAFWKGVTVSD from the coding sequence ATGCCGAAAGCAGTGTGGAACGACAGGGTCATCGCGGAATCGGCGGACACCGTCCAGGTCGAAGGGAACCACTACTTCCCGCCGGAGTCGATCGCGCAGGAGTACTTCGTGCCCTCCGACACGCAGACCGTCTGCCACTGGAAGGGGACGGCCGCCTACTACAGCCTGGAGGTCGACGGCGAGCGCAACGCGGACGCCGCCTGGACCTACCCGGAGCCGAAGGAGGCCGCGGAGAACATCCGCGGTCACTACGCTTTCTGGAAGGGCGTCACGGTCAGCGACTGA
- a CDS encoding alpha/beta hydrolase, with protein sequence MDSTPPRDAAEDPAVLTARPGPSGATPAAVAGVHALGVAGSRDPIVFVPEGLPADGPVPLLVALHGAGGDAQGGLSVLRAAAEALGIVILAPASRAATWDAVRGGFGPDTVVIDRALREVFSFVPVDPQRIGVTGFSDGASYALGLGLANGDLFSKVAAFSPGFVPPGPQNGRPAVFIAHGTQDAVLPIDATSRRVVPALKRRGYDVVYREFDGPHTVPPAIALEAGLWLDWTALPTP encoded by the coding sequence ATGGACAGCACACCACCACGGGACGCGGCGGAGGATCCCGCCGTCCTCACGGCACGCCCCGGCCCATCGGGTGCCACCCCCGCGGCCGTGGCCGGGGTGCACGCCCTCGGCGTGGCCGGGTCGCGGGACCCGATCGTCTTCGTCCCGGAGGGCCTGCCAGCCGACGGACCCGTGCCCCTCCTCGTGGCACTGCACGGTGCCGGCGGGGATGCACAGGGTGGCCTGTCCGTGCTGCGCGCCGCGGCTGAGGCGCTGGGGATCGTCATCCTCGCGCCTGCCTCCCGGGCCGCGACCTGGGATGCGGTCCGCGGCGGATTCGGCCCGGACACCGTCGTCATCGACAGGGCCCTCCGGGAGGTCTTCTCCTTCGTCCCCGTGGACCCGCAGCGCATCGGCGTCACGGGTTTCTCGGACGGGGCGTCCTACGCGCTGGGGCTCGGCCTCGCCAACGGCGACCTGTTCAGCAAGGTGGCCGCCTTCTCGCCGGGCTTCGTCCCACCCGGGCCGCAGAACGGCCGGCCGGCCGTGTTCATCGCCCACGGCACGCAGGACGCCGTGCTGCCGATCGACGCGACGAGCAGGCGCGTGGTCCCCGCCCTCAAGCGCCGCGGGTACGACGTCGTGTACCGGGAGTTCGACGGACCGCACACCGTGCCGCCGGCCATCGCCCTCGAGGCGGGGCTCTGGCTCGACTGGACGGCGCTGCCGACGCCCTGA